From Alkaliphilus flagellatus, the proteins below share one genomic window:
- a CDS encoding GNAT family N-acetyltransferase, whose product MKSDILVLEATQSNYEKLREIFFTVRKNTFHWMEPEKLKLSDFDESTKDELILIAQINNEIVGFVSIWVPEKFIHNLFVLEDFQGQGVGTVLINEAIERVGLPLTLKCVKSNINAFNYYVSHNWKIEKEDMSSDESYYLMKYCNLL is encoded by the coding sequence ATGAAAAGCGATATTTTAGTTTTAGAAGCAACGCAATCAAATTATGAAAAATTGAGAGAGATTTTCTTTACTGTTCGTAAAAATACTTTTCATTGGATGGAACCAGAAAAGTTGAAACTGTCAGATTTTGATGAAAGTACAAAAGATGAACTAATATTGATTGCCCAAATAAACAATGAAATTGTTGGGTTTGTATCGATTTGGGTACCAGAAAAGTTTATTCATAATTTATTCGTGTTAGAAGATTTTCAAGGTCAAGGTGTTGGAACAGTTCTTATTAATGAAGCTATTGAAAGGGTAGGACTACCTTTAACCTTAAAATGCGTAAAATCAAATATTAATGCTTTTAATTATTATGTATCACACAATTGGAAAATCGAAAAAGAAGATATGAGTAGTGATGAGTCATATTATTTAATGAAATACTGTAATCTATTATGA
- the dnaX gene encoding DNA polymerase III subunit gamma/tau codes for MSYKALYRRWRPKVFEDVIGQEQVITILKNQINSSNIAHAYLFTGTRGTGKTSTAKIFARVVNCLNPKDANPCNSCEVCEGILTENIMDVIEIDAASNNGVDNVREVRENVKYPPSKGKYKIYIIDEVHMLSTGAFNALLKTLEEPPSYVIFILATTEPHKIPATILSRCQRFDFKPVKIRDIMGHLSFICDEIGVTWDEEALRLIAINSEGALRDALSILERCISFSEDTLTYENVVSILGMVNYEFIFNLVDKVAEKDTSNVLTLINEMVMEGKEVSQLMKDLISHFRNLLLVKMNVEIDEILSLSEERQKRLQEQGRLFTINQITSFIYSLSDIEGKLKYSAQPRTLIEIAVIGLCNKELDDSLEGIIERVKQLEKNIVSGEITVNRSNVNISSSVPNKASISSSYSQKNKYDEKKSMDEEEPKEENMIREEEIINNNSLLDFGAIQSNWQNILEELRKEKKAQIQALLMEGSLVKLDKDTLLISFKDGFGFHREALDKEKTKEYISGIIKRLTGQSIRLSFVMEDQLITEIEPKEEKDPLEILKEALPKEIHEILEIVDE; via the coding sequence ATGTCCTACAAAGCACTTTATAGAAGATGGAGACCTAAGGTTTTTGAAGATGTAATTGGACAAGAACAAGTAATTACTATTTTAAAAAATCAAATCAACTCTTCTAATATTGCCCACGCCTATCTTTTTACAGGTACAAGGGGAACCGGAAAAACATCTACAGCAAAAATATTTGCTAGAGTAGTAAACTGTCTTAATCCCAAAGATGCTAATCCTTGCAATAGCTGTGAAGTATGTGAAGGTATTTTAACAGAAAATATTATGGATGTTATTGAAATAGATGCCGCTTCTAATAATGGAGTAGACAATGTAAGGGAAGTTAGGGAAAATGTTAAATATCCTCCATCTAAAGGAAAATATAAAATTTATATTATAGATGAGGTTCATATGCTTAGTACAGGGGCTTTTAATGCTCTGTTAAAAACATTAGAAGAACCACCTAGCTATGTTATATTTATATTAGCTACTACGGAGCCTCACAAAATACCAGCTACAATACTATCTAGATGTCAAAGGTTTGACTTTAAACCAGTTAAAATAAGAGACATAATGGGGCACCTATCTTTTATATGTGATGAAATAGGAGTTACTTGGGATGAAGAAGCCCTTAGATTAATAGCAATTAATTCGGAAGGGGCATTACGAGATGCTTTAAGTATTTTAGAGCGATGTATATCCTTTAGTGAGGATACTCTAACCTACGAGAATGTAGTAAGTATATTAGGGATGGTTAATTATGAGTTTATATTTAACCTAGTTGATAAAGTAGCCGAGAAAGATACATCCAATGTGCTTACACTTATTAACGAAATGGTTATGGAAGGTAAGGAAGTTAGTCAGCTAATGAAGGATTTAATTAGCCACTTTAGAAACCTTCTACTTGTTAAAATGAATGTAGAAATTGATGAGATTTTAAGCTTATCAGAAGAAAGACAAAAACGCCTTCAAGAACAGGGCAGGTTATTTACTATAAATCAGATAACTTCTTTTATTTATAGTCTATCGGATATTGAAGGAAAATTAAAATACTCTGCTCAACCTAGAACATTAATAGAAATAGCAGTTATAGGTTTGTGTAATAAAGAACTAGATGACTCTTTAGAGGGGATTATAGAAAGAGTAAAACAGTTGGAGAAAAATATTGTCTCTGGAGAAATAACGGTAAATAGAAGTAATGTAAATATATCTTCTTCAGTACCAAATAAAGCTAGTATTTCGTCATCCTATTCTCAAAAAAACAAGTATGATGAAAAGAAGAGTATGGATGAGGAAGAGCCAAAAGAAGAAAATATGATTAGAGAGGAAGAAATTATTAATAATAATAGTCTTTTAGACTTTGGCGCTATACAAAGTAATTGGCAAAATATTTTAGAAGAATTGCGTAAGGAGAAAAAAGCTCAAATACAAGCTCTTCTAATGGAAGGTAGCCTAGTAAAATTAGATAAGGATACTTTATTAATTTCTTTTAAAGATGGATTTGGATTCCATAGAGAAGCTTTAGATAAAGAAAAAACAAAAGAATATATATCTGGTATAATTAAAAGACTTACAGGCCAGAGTATAAGACTTTCATTTGTAATGGAGGATCAGCTTATTACTGAAATTGAGCCAAAGGAAGAAAAAGATCCATTAGAGATACTTAAAGAAGCACTACCTAAGGAAATCCATGAAATATTAGAGATAGTAGATGAATAA
- a CDS encoding YkvI family membrane protein, whose translation MTRRQSIYTLASVYIGTVIGAGFASGQEIFQFFGKYGWQGILGVIIVTILFSLLGVLVLNSIYTKKIKSFKQFSTGYFGKAFFTIINILLTFLLFTSYVVMLSGSGAVFYEHFQIQYIYGIIIMAIITFFVFIFGVRGIANANKVIVPFLVFIILWIGLNVIYKNQMVFSNFYTAPFKSNNIFSDVSSLKYILVQLIHKSNWLWSAIVYFCYNTIGSIVVMCSLYPLIYDKKAAKLGGLLGGLVLGILAMIILLSLMVLYTSVIGLEVPMVTVASTLGDLWKTLYSFVLLLAMFTTAIANGYGCILGIANLTRINEKFISIIVCVISVPLAMVGFKKLVTFFYPLFGYIGMLFICAIILKRRKSYRGFL comes from the coding sequence ATGACAAGAAGACAATCAATATATACATTAGCAAGTGTATATATTGGCACTGTTATTGGAGCAGGATTTGCTTCTGGCCAAGAAATATTTCAATTTTTTGGGAAGTATGGGTGGCAAGGAATATTAGGTGTAATAATAGTAACAATTTTATTTTCACTATTAGGAGTTTTAGTGTTAAATAGTATTTATACAAAAAAAATTAAAAGTTTTAAGCAGTTTTCAACAGGATATTTTGGAAAAGCTTTTTTTACTATTATAAATATATTGCTTACTTTTCTATTGTTTACCAGTTATGTCGTTATGCTATCTGGAAGTGGAGCTGTATTTTACGAACATTTTCAAATCCAATATATATATGGAATTATTATAATGGCAATAATAACCTTTTTTGTTTTTATATTTGGAGTGAGAGGAATCGCAAATGCTAATAAGGTAATAGTCCCTTTTCTTGTTTTTATAATATTATGGATAGGGCTTAATGTTATATATAAAAATCAAATGGTGTTTAGCAACTTCTATACTGCTCCATTTAAAAGTAATAACATATTTAGCGATGTGAGTTCATTGAAATATATATTAGTACAATTAATACATAAATCAAATTGGCTATGGTCTGCAATTGTATATTTCTGTTATAACACTATAGGCTCTATAGTAGTTATGTGTTCCTTATATCCGCTAATTTATGATAAAAAAGCTGCTAAGCTGGGAGGATTATTAGGAGGATTAGTACTAGGTATTTTAGCCATGATAATTTTATTAAGCCTAATGGTGTTATATACTAGTGTAATAGGATTAGAAGTGCCAATGGTTACAGTTGCAAGCACATTAGGAGATTTGTGGAAAACATTATATAGTTTTGTTTTGCTTCTTGCTATGTTTACTACAGCAATTGCTAATGGTTATGGATGTATATTGGGAATTGCTAATTTAACACGAATTAATGAAAAATTTATTAGTATTATTGTCTGCGTAATATCTGTACCTTTAGCAATGGTAGGTTTTAAAAAACTAGTTACTTTCTTTTATCCACTGTTCGGATATATAGGAATGTTATTTATTTGTGCTATAATTCTTAAAAGAAGAAAAAGCTATAGAGGATTTTTATAA
- a CDS encoding GNAT family N-acetyltransferase has translation MIKLLTQDDKKIILEYLQRNEIETSFLYANIIEFGVDNIQDIRRCADYYGFFNGEVLKGILPFYNLGSCIPHYEDAAAVPLFAEIMKDRKFEFLLGMENVIKPLYEEIKSYKEIKGYDESSYFTNRNFKPFILGGVDFINADGISSEDVVDFILDGRINGFNQFATREDIRKTLIQRGEEEEFIIAEKDGKMVAQACVQTYTPQINQIGGVYTIKDERGKGYCKAIVSEMCSRIIAKNKVPTLSVKKNNIPAVKAYTALGFQHYDDYLIIRFK, from the coding sequence ATGATTAAATTACTTACACAGGATGATAAAAAAATCATTCTGGAATATCTTCAAAGAAATGAGATTGAAACATCATTTTTATATGCAAATATTATTGAATTTGGTGTTGATAATATACAGGACATAAGAAGATGTGCAGATTACTATGGATTCTTTAATGGAGAGGTATTAAAAGGCATCTTACCTTTCTATAATCTTGGTAGTTGTATACCTCATTACGAAGATGCCGCTGCTGTACCTTTATTTGCAGAAATTATGAAGGATAGAAAATTTGAATTTTTACTGGGCATGGAAAATGTCATAAAACCCTTATATGAAGAGATAAAAAGTTATAAAGAAATTAAGGGATATGATGAAAGTTCTTATTTTACAAACAGGAATTTTAAACCTTTTATATTAGGTGGAGTAGATTTTATAAATGCAGATGGAATAAGTAGTGAAGATGTAGTTGATTTTATTTTAGATGGTCGTATAAATGGATTTAATCAGTTTGCAACGAGGGAAGACATAAGAAAGACCTTAATACAAAGAGGAGAAGAGGAGGAATTTATTATTGCAGAAAAGGACGGTAAAATGGTAGCACAAGCATGTGTGCAGACATATACACCACAAATTAACCAGATTGGCGGTGTATATACAATTAAAGACGAAAGAGGTAAAGGGTACTGTAAAGCAATTGTATCTGAAATGTGTAGTAGAATTATTGCAAAAAATAAGGTACCAACTCTTTCTGTCAAAAAGAATAATATACCTGCTGTCAAGGCCTATACTGCATTAGGGTTTCAGCACTATGATGATTACTTGATTATAAGGTTCAAGTAG
- a CDS encoding YbaB/EbfC family nucleoid-associated protein, which produces MAKKGFPGMGGVNMNNMMKQVQKMQKQMEETQAELEQKVLETSAGGGAISIKVTGKKEIVGIKIKPEVVDPDDVEMLEDLIMAAVNEAIRAAEDMVASEMGKITGKMNMPGLF; this is translated from the coding sequence ATGGCTAAAAAAGGTTTCCCAGGAATGGGTGGAGTTAACATGAATAATATGATGAAACAAGTGCAAAAAATGCAAAAACAAATGGAGGAAACACAGGCAGAACTAGAACAAAAGGTTCTTGAAACAAGTGCTGGTGGAGGTGCTATTTCTATTAAAGTTACAGGTAAAAAAGAAATAGTAGGTATAAAGATTAAGCCAGAGGTAGTAGATCCAGATGATGTTGAAATGTTAGAGGATTTAATCATGGCAGCTGTTAACGAAGCTATTCGTGCTGCAGAGGATATGGTGGCTTCTGAAATGGGTAAAATTACAGGGAAAATGAATATGCCTGGATTATTCTAG
- a CDS encoding NUDIX hydrolase, translating into MILVVSCVILNNGKVLMVQEGKNYIYGLWNFPSGRLENNERIVNAAIREVQEETGYKVTISGLTGIYNFFSETNAQVVMFNFVGEVVEGDLKYDNEEIINAKWFSINEISELNDKELRNCKLIRNIINDLEDKCIVPLDAIHDLL; encoded by the coding sequence TTGATTTTAGTAGTAAGTTGTGTGATTTTAAATAATGGTAAAGTCCTAATGGTTCAAGAAGGTAAGAATTATATATATGGGTTATGGAATTTTCCATCTGGTAGATTAGAAAATAATGAAAGAATAGTTAATGCTGCTATTAGAGAAGTCCAAGAAGAAACAGGTTATAAAGTTACTATCTCAGGCTTAACAGGAATATATAATTTTTTCAGTGAAACTAATGCTCAGGTAGTTATGTTTAATTTTGTTGGGGAAGTAGTTGAAGGAGATTTAAAATACGATAATGAAGAAATAATTAATGCAAAATGGTTTTCAATTAATGAAATCTCTGAATTAAACGATAAAGAACTACGAAATTGTAAATTGATTAGAAATATCATCAACGATTTAGAAGATAAATGTATAGTACCACTTGATGCTATTCATGACCTTCTTTAA
- the recR gene encoding recombination mediator RecR, with product MNYYSSSIAQLIEQFTKLPGIGRKTAQRLAFHVISMPNQDAHSLADAIVTAKESVKYCKVCTNLTDQDTCNICSDKRRDPLTICVVEDPRDVVAMERTKEFKGYYHVLHGAISPLEGVGPEDIKIKELLSRLTNQPVDEIIIATNPNIEGEATAMYLSKLLKPMGIKVSRIAHGIPVGGDLEYADEVTLTKALEGRREI from the coding sequence ATGAACTACTATTCATCATCAATTGCTCAGTTAATTGAGCAATTTACAAAACTTCCTGGAATAGGAAGGAAAACTGCCCAAAGATTAGCTTTTCATGTTATTAGTATGCCTAATCAAGATGCACATAGCCTAGCTGATGCAATTGTAACGGCGAAGGAAAGTGTAAAGTATTGTAAGGTATGTACAAACCTGACAGATCAAGATACATGTAATATTTGTAGTGATAAAAGAAGGGATCCATTAACAATTTGTGTTGTTGAAGATCCTAGAGATGTAGTAGCTATGGAGAGAACTAAGGAGTTTAAGGGATATTATCATGTGCTACATGGGGCTATATCTCCATTAGAGGGAGTTGGTCCAGAGGATATTAAAATTAAAGAATTATTATCACGTCTGACGAATCAACCTGTAGATGAAATAATCATTGCTACAAACCCCAACATTGAAGGAGAAGCTACAGCAATGTATCTGTCAAAGCTTCTAAAACCAATGGGAATTAAAGTATCAAGAATTGCCCACGGTATACCTGTAGGTGGAGATCTTGAATACGCAGATGAAGTTACTCTAACCAAGGCATTGGAAGGTAGAAGGGAAATTTGA
- a CDS encoding DUF5711 family protein: MQKRKKGLLILITIIIILFFINPKAISYLKAKTGSREGDVSIIKEIETTHSSQIIYEKLDNGLIQYLEGILIYYNMDGEQIWNINLGITRPIIKTNSNNVYVIDKNTNQILRINKKGEQIYKSTLDKPYKNFNICDDNYVVLYHHTDSPVQYITIMNEEGNKVGEITLGEGEVTNIAISRTQDRIAVSTIGTNGDTLENNLLVYDLKGNLIGVEGLKNNVILNIFYNEKGDLIAVDEKNIFSIDKNNKVKWETNFNEPIALIDTTGRNYLTMYSEGSSKNSIIYSRTGNKIKTLAYDGKLTGEMAPKEEILGLDNYKNEIIAYSLRTIFKYGKNGNVKFEYPYSSDILKSFALSENNIVVITKEKITFLSFKKI, encoded by the coding sequence ATGCAAAAAAGAAAAAAAGGACTATTAATTTTAATTACTATAATTATTATTTTATTCTTCATAAATCCTAAAGCGATAAGCTACTTGAAAGCAAAAACAGGATCAAGAGAAGGCGATGTATCTATAATTAAAGAAATAGAAACAACACATAGTAGTCAAATCATCTATGAAAAATTAGATAATGGATTAATACAGTATTTAGAAGGTATTTTAATTTATTATAATATGGATGGAGAACAAATCTGGAACATAAATTTAGGGATAACTCGTCCAATAATAAAAACAAACTCTAATAATGTTTATGTAATAGATAAAAACACAAATCAAATACTACGCATAAATAAAAAAGGAGAACAAATATATAAAAGTACATTAGATAAACCTTATAAAAATTTTAATATTTGTGATGATAACTATGTAGTATTATACCATCATACTGATAGTCCAGTTCAATATATTACTATAATGAACGAGGAAGGAAATAAGGTTGGAGAAATAACATTAGGAGAGGGAGAAGTAACTAATATAGCTATTTCAAGGACACAGGATAGAATAGCTGTAAGCACTATAGGAACAAATGGAGATACTTTAGAAAACAATCTATTAGTTTATGATTTAAAAGGAAATTTGATTGGTGTAGAAGGTTTAAAAAACAATGTAATATTAAATATTTTCTATAATGAAAAAGGAGATTTAATTGCAGTTGATGAAAAAAATATATTTAGTATAGATAAAAATAATAAAGTAAAATGGGAAACTAATTTTAATGAGCCAATAGCACTTATAGATACAACCGGTAGAAACTATCTAACAATGTACAGTGAAGGTAGTAGTAAAAATAGCATTATTTATTCACGTACTGGAAATAAAATTAAAACCTTAGCATATGATGGAAAACTGACTGGCGAAATGGCTCCAAAGGAAGAAATACTAGGGTTAGATAATTATAAGAATGAAATTATAGCATACTCATTAAGAACAATATTTAAATATGGTAAAAATGGAAATGTGAAGTTTGAATATCCATATTCAAGTGATATTTTAAAAAGCTTTGCATTATCTGAAAATAATATCGTAGTTATAACCAAGGAAAAAATCACATTTTTATCCTTTAAGAAAATTTAA
- the yyaC gene encoding spore protease YyaC yields MSLSNLKKYDSLSINTPMASVDFSIMLSKYINLYYSTPYEEFVLLCIGTDRSTGDALGPIIGHKLVDSLSKYNKVYVYGTLDDPVHAKNLKEKIDHIYNSLNNPFIVAIDACLGKADRIGYITVGAGPLKPGAGVNKNLPAIGDIHITGIVNLAGYMEYLVLQNTRLNLVMKMADTLVSSIKYSVWKLNQQRLFLEN; encoded by the coding sequence ATGTCTTTATCTAATTTAAAAAAATATGATTCTTTAAGTATTAATACACCAATGGCCTCTGTTGATTTTAGTATTATGCTATCTAAATATATTAATTTGTATTATAGTACCCCATATGAGGAATTTGTTCTACTTTGTATTGGAACAGATCGTTCGACTGGAGATGCATTAGGACCTATTATTGGCCATAAACTAGTTGACTCGCTTTCAAAATATAATAAGGTTTATGTCTATGGTACTTTAGATGATCCAGTACATGCAAAAAATTTAAAAGAAAAAATAGATCATATATATAATTCTCTTAATAATCCTTTTATTGTAGCTATTGATGCTTGCTTAGGAAAGGCAGATAGAATAGGCTATATTACCGTAGGTGCAGGTCCTTTAAAACCTGGAGCTGGTGTAAATAAAAACCTTCCAGCTATAGGTGATATTCACATTACTGGTATTGTTAATTTAGCAGGATATATGGAATATCTAGTATTGCAAAATACAAGACTAAATCTTGTTATGAAAATGGCTGATACTTTAGTAAGCTCTATTAAATATTCTGTTTGGAAACTTAATCAACAAAGACTATT